One window of Rhizobium leguminosarum genomic DNA carries:
- the xdhB gene encoding xanthine dehydrogenase molybdopterin binding subunit: protein MDKSTFENPKVVISGPVHGSLRHDSAHKHVTGSADYIDDIPEPAGLLHGALGLSDRAHAEIISIDLSAVAAYPGVVWVFTGKDVPGVNDTTSNGSHDEPLLTETLVQFHGQPIFAVIAETRDVARRAARLAKIDYRDLPHWSDIDGALANGSPLVITPMTLQRGEPQVEMPNAAMRLKGRMRIGGQEHFYLEGHIAVAIPGEDDEVTVWSSTQHPSEIQHIVGHVLDIPSNAVTVNVRRMGGGFGGKETQGNQFAALAAIAAKKLGRAIKFRPDRDEDMSATGKRHDFLVDYELGFDTEGRIHAVDATYAARCGFSSDLSGPVTDRALFHADSSYFYPHVHLTSKPLKTHTVSNTAFRGFGGPQGMLGAERFIEEIAYALGKDPLDIRKLNFYGQPGSGRTLTPYHQEVEDNIIARLVEELEETAEYRARRNAIIAFNRDSRYIKKGIALTPVKFGISFTMTAFNQAGALVHIYQDGSIHLNHGGTEMGQGLYTKVAQVLADSFQVDIDRVKITATTTAKVPNTSATAASSGSDLNGMAAFDAARQIKERLIAFAAEKWDVAPADIVFLPNRVRVGEIEIPFPDFIKQAYFARVQLSAAGFYKTPKIHWDRKAGRGTPFYYFAYGAACTEVSVDTLTGEHLIDRTDILHDVGRSLNPAIDMGQVEGAFVQGLGWLTTEELWWDDKGRLRTHAPSTYKIPLASDRPKIFNVRLAEWSENAEATIGRSKAVGEPPFMLAISVLEALSMAVASVADYKVCPRLDAPATPERVLMAVERMKRV, encoded by the coding sequence ATGGACAAGTCCACCTTCGAAAATCCCAAGGTCGTCATCTCCGGCCCCGTGCATGGCTCGCTGCGTCATGATTCAGCGCATAAACACGTCACCGGAAGCGCCGATTATATCGACGATATTCCCGAACCCGCCGGCCTGCTGCACGGCGCGCTCGGCCTCTCCGACCGCGCCCATGCCGAAATCATCAGCATCGATCTTTCCGCAGTCGCCGCCTATCCCGGCGTCGTCTGGGTTTTCACCGGCAAGGACGTGCCCGGTGTCAACGACACCACCTCCAACGGCAGCCATGACGAACCGCTGCTTACCGAAACTTTGGTTCAGTTCCATGGCCAGCCGATCTTTGCCGTCATCGCCGAAACGCGCGATGTTGCCCGCCGGGCCGCACGGCTGGCGAAGATCGACTATCGCGACCTGCCGCACTGGAGCGATATCGACGGCGCGCTCGCCAATGGCAGCCCGCTGGTCATCACCCCGATGACGCTCCAGCGCGGCGAGCCTCAAGTGGAAATGCCGAATGCCGCCATGCGGCTGAAGGGCCGGATGCGCATCGGCGGCCAGGAGCATTTCTACCTCGAAGGCCATATTGCCGTGGCCATCCCCGGCGAAGATGACGAGGTCACCGTCTGGTCATCGACGCAGCATCCGAGCGAGATCCAGCACATCGTCGGCCACGTGCTCGATATCCCTTCCAACGCCGTGACCGTCAACGTCCGCCGCATGGGCGGCGGTTTCGGCGGCAAGGAGACGCAGGGCAACCAGTTCGCAGCGCTTGCGGCGATTGCCGCCAAGAAGCTCGGCCGCGCCATCAAGTTCCGCCCCGACCGTGACGAGGACATGAGCGCCACCGGCAAGCGCCATGATTTCCTCGTCGATTACGAGCTCGGCTTTGATACCGAAGGCCGCATCCACGCGGTCGACGCAACATATGCGGCACGCTGCGGCTTCTCCTCCGATCTCTCGGGACCGGTGACCGACCGCGCCCTCTTCCATGCCGATTCCAGCTATTTCTACCCGCATGTTCATCTGACTTCCAAGCCGCTGAAGACCCACACCGTCTCCAACACCGCCTTCCGCGGCTTCGGCGGACCGCAGGGGATGCTCGGCGCCGAGCGCTTCATCGAGGAGATCGCCTATGCTCTCGGCAAGGATCCGCTCGATATCCGCAAGCTGAATTTCTACGGCCAGCCGGGCTCCGGCCGCACGCTCACCCCCTACCACCAGGAGGTCGAGGACAACATTATCGCTCGCCTCGTCGAGGAACTGGAGGAAACCGCCGAATACCGGGCACGCCGCAATGCCATCATCGCCTTCAACCGTGACAGCCGTTATATCAAAAAAGGCATCGCGCTGACGCCGGTCAAATTCGGCATCTCCTTCACGATGACCGCCTTCAACCAGGCCGGCGCCCTCGTCCATATCTATCAGGACGGCTCGATCCACCTGAATCATGGCGGCACCGAAATGGGCCAGGGCCTTTATACCAAGGTGGCGCAGGTGCTGGCCGACAGCTTCCAGGTCGATATCGACCGGGTGAAGATCACCGCGACGACGACGGCCAAGGTGCCGAACACCTCGGCCACCGCCGCCTCCTCCGGCTCGGACTTGAATGGCATGGCGGCCTTCGACGCCGCTCGTCAGATCAAGGAACGTCTCATCGCCTTCGCCGCCGAGAAATGGGATGTCGCGCCTGCCGACATCGTCTTCCTGCCGAACCGCGTGCGCGTCGGCGAGATCGAGATCCCCTTCCCCGATTTCATCAAGCAGGCCTATTTCGCCCGCGTCCAGCTGTCTGCCGCCGGCTTTTATAAGACGCCGAAGATCCACTGGGACCGTAAGGCCGGCCGCGGCACGCCCTTCTATTATTTCGCTTACGGCGCCGCCTGCACCGAGGTCTCCGTCGACACGCTGACCGGCGAGCACCTGATCGACCGCACCGACATACTCCATGATGTCGGCCGCTCACTGAACCCGGCAATCGACATGGGCCAGGTCGAAGGCGCCTTCGTGCAGGGCCTGGGCTGGCTGACGACGGAAGAACTCTGGTGGGACGACAAAGGCCGGCTGCGCACCCATGCGCCCTCGACCTACAAGATCCCGCTCGCTTCCGACCGCCCGAAGATCTTCAACGTGCGCCTCGCCGAATGGTCGGAGAACGCGGAGGCCACCATCGGCCGCTCCAAGGCCGTCGGCGAACCACCCTTCATGCTGGCGATCTCGGTGCTGGAAGCGCTATCGATGGCGGTGGCAAGCGTGGCGGATTACAAAGTCTGCCCAAGGCTCGATGCTCCGGCGACGCCAGAACGGGTCCTGATGGCGGTGGAGCGGATGAAGCGGGTGTAG
- a CDS encoding LysR substrate-binding domain-containing protein, producing the protein MKLSRQFPLNALRVFEAAARLGSFTKAGDELGMTQTAVSYQIKLLEENVGEPLFLRRPRQIALTETGERLAPKVTEAFAMLHDAMATARDSVEGTLAISSTHTFASKWLAPRLGSFHLKHPAIAVRFQATSDIIDFSREQIDVGIRWGDGNWPGLTLHRLMGLEFTPMLSPKLAESAGGIREPRDLLKFDLFDAGDIWGKQWFEAAGVAETDLDRRPRNQLGSQAVEADAAMSGHGVAILNPAFYAAEIALGRLYQPFELTRSDGKAYWLAYPENRRNVPKIKAFRNWILEEMKAAGN; encoded by the coding sequence ATGAAACTGTCGAGACAATTCCCGTTGAATGCGCTGCGCGTCTTCGAGGCCGCTGCCCGGCTCGGCAGTTTCACCAAGGCGGGCGACGAACTCGGCATGACGCAGACGGCCGTCAGCTACCAGATCAAACTGCTGGAGGAGAATGTCGGCGAGCCGCTCTTTCTGCGCCGTCCCCGTCAGATCGCGCTGACGGAAACCGGCGAGCGGCTGGCGCCGAAGGTGACCGAAGCCTTTGCCATGCTGCACGATGCGATGGCGACGGCGCGCGACAGTGTCGAAGGCACGCTCGCCATCAGCTCGACCCATACTTTCGCATCGAAATGGCTGGCGCCGCGCCTCGGCTCCTTCCACTTGAAGCATCCGGCGATCGCGGTGCGCTTTCAGGCGACCTCTGATATCATCGACTTTTCCCGCGAGCAGATCGATGTCGGCATCCGCTGGGGCGACGGCAACTGGCCGGGGCTGACCCTGCACCGGCTGATGGGGCTGGAGTTCACCCCGATGCTGAGCCCGAAGCTGGCGGAATCGGCCGGCGGCATCAGGGAGCCGCGTGATCTCCTGAAGTTCGATCTCTTCGACGCCGGCGATATCTGGGGGAAACAATGGTTCGAGGCAGCCGGCGTCGCCGAGACGGATCTCGATCGCCGCCCGCGCAACCAGCTCGGCTCCCAGGCGGTGGAAGCCGATGCGGCGATGTCGGGACACGGCGTCGCCATTCTCAACCCGGCCTTCTATGCCGCCGAGATCGCGCTCGGCCGGCTCTACCAGCCCTTCGAACTGACCCGCAGCGACGGCAAGGCCTACTGGCTCGCCTATCCCGAAAACCGTCGCAACGTGCCGAAGATCAAGGCCTTCCGCAACTGGATCCTCGAAGAGATGAAGGCGGCCGGGAATTAG
- a CDS encoding urate hydroxylase PuuD, with protein sequence MYEYAIAWEWLALAARWFHVVTAIAWIGSSFYFIALDLGLVKRSHLPPGAYGEEWQVHGGGFYHIQKYLVAPAQMPEHLTWFKYESYFTWISGFLMLCIVYYGGADLFLIDRHVLDISPLVAILISLASLGLGWIVYDLLCKSPLGKNTWGLMAVLYVVLVVMAWGYTQLFTGRAAFLHLGAFTATIMSANVFMIIIPNQKIVVADLIAGRTPDPKYGQIAKQRSLHNNYLTLPVIFFMLSNHYPLAFGTQFNWVIAALVFLMGVTIRHWFNTTHARKGRPTWTWIVTVILFILIMWLSTVPKLLTGETDAAAVAPAFQQFAGDPHFSAVKQLVSTRCSMCHAAEPVYEGIVRPPKGVVLDNDAEIAAHAREIYIQAGRSHAMPPGNITDVTPDERKLLVAWFESAVEGKKQ encoded by the coding sequence ATGTATGAATATGCCATAGCATGGGAATGGCTCGCCTTAGCGGCGCGCTGGTTCCATGTCGTCACTGCGATCGCCTGGATCGGATCGTCCTTCTATTTCATCGCGCTCGATCTCGGGCTGGTGAAACGCTCGCATCTGCCGCCCGGCGCCTACGGCGAGGAATGGCAGGTCCATGGAGGCGGATTTTATCATATCCAGAAATATCTGGTGGCGCCTGCCCAGATGCCGGAGCACCTGACCTGGTTCAAATATGAGAGCTACTTCACCTGGATTTCCGGCTTCCTGATGCTCTGCATCGTCTATTATGGCGGTGCCGACCTTTTCCTCATCGATCGCCATGTGCTCGATATCAGCCCGCTCGTCGCGATCCTGATCTCGCTGGCATCGCTTGGCCTCGGCTGGATCGTCTACGACCTGCTCTGCAAATCCCCGCTGGGCAAAAATACCTGGGGGTTGATGGCGGTGCTCTATGTCGTGCTCGTCGTCATGGCCTGGGGCTATACGCAGCTTTTCACCGGCCGCGCCGCCTTCCTTCATCTCGGCGCCTTCACCGCGACGATCATGTCGGCCAACGTCTTCATGATCATCATCCCGAACCAGAAGATCGTCGTCGCCGATCTCATCGCCGGGCGCACGCCCGATCCCAAATACGGTCAGATCGCCAAACAACGCTCGCTACACAACAACTACCTGACCCTGCCGGTCATCTTCTTCATGCTGTCGAACCACTATCCGCTGGCCTTCGGAACGCAATTCAACTGGGTGATCGCAGCCCTTGTCTTCCTGATGGGGGTCACCATCCGCCACTGGTTCAACACCACGCACGCCAGGAAAGGCCGACCAACCTGGACGTGGATCGTCACCGTCATCCTTTTCATCCTGATCATGTGGCTTTCGACCGTGCCGAAACTGCTGACCGGAGAAACGGATGCGGCGGCCGTAGCACCCGCCTTCCAGCAATTTGCCGGTGATCCGCATTTCTCCGCCGTCAAGCAGCTGGTCTCGACGCGCTGCTCCATGTGCCACGCGGCCGAGCCCGTCTATGAGGGCATTGTCCGGCCGCCAAAGGGTGTGGTGCTCGACAACGACGCAGAAATCGCCGCCCATGCCCGCGAAATCTATATACAGGCGGGCCGCAGCCATGCCATGCCGCCCGGCAACATCACCGACGTCACGCCGGACGAACGCAAGCTGCTCGTCGCCTGGTTCGAGAGCGCAGTCGAAGGCAAGAAACAATGA
- a CDS encoding YciI family protein, translating into MLYAILCYAHEETVFAWSKEEEAAVMEKLYAVQEPLAASGKLGPVGRLMPTTAATTVRKGKDEALVIDGPFAETKEALLGFYVVDFETLDEAITFSKQLSSVNPGSTSYEIRPFYVFRPGDASS; encoded by the coding sequence ATGCTTTATGCAATCCTTTGTTACGCCCATGAGGAAACCGTCTTCGCCTGGAGCAAGGAGGAGGAGGCTGCCGTCATGGAGAAGCTCTATGCCGTGCAGGAGCCGCTTGCCGCATCCGGCAAGCTCGGCCCCGTCGGCCGGCTGATGCCGACGACGGCGGCGACCACGGTGCGCAAGGGCAAGGACGAGGCCTTGGTCATCGACGGCCCATTTGCGGAAACGAAAGAGGCGCTTCTCGGCTTCTATGTGGTCGACTTCGAAACGCTCGATGAGGCGATCACCTTCTCGAAACAGCTTTCATCGGTCAATCCTGGTTCCACCTCTTACGAAATTCGGCCTTTCTACGTCTTCAGGCCGGGAGATGCTTCATCATGA
- the xdhA gene encoding xanthine dehydrogenase small subunit has product MNDSIRFILNGQDIALTDVGPTETLLDFLRLRQRLTGTKEGCAEGDCGACTVLVGRLADGKLTYESVNACIRFLGSLHATHVVTVEHLAGRDGALHPVQQALVDCHGSQCGFCTPGFVMSLYGLWLAKENPGRREIEKALQGNLCRCTGYEPIVKAAEQVSLMRPSALFDPLERTRSEIVARLWAMQASGTIRIASGEDRLIVPASVQALAEVLSQEPDAIVVAGATDVGLWVTKQMRRLNPVVFINHLSELQSVTEGEDGVTIGAGVSYSRAFAAISKKIPALGRLIDRIGGEQVRNMGTIGGNIANGSPIGDSPPPLIALGATLTLRSVQDQRRIPLEDFFIAYGRQDRKPGEFVESVFVPYPADTSHFAAYKITKRRDEDITAVLGAFLLTLDDAEMITDIRIAFGGMAATPKRAPTVEAALIGKPWTEATIEAARPAFDTDYQPLTDWRATAEYRQLTAKNLLTRCYLETVGAPAELKRFEEVA; this is encoded by the coding sequence ATGAACGACAGCATCCGTTTCATCCTGAATGGCCAGGACATCGCACTCACCGATGTCGGGCCGACCGAGACGCTTCTCGATTTTCTGCGGTTGAGGCAACGGCTGACGGGCACCAAGGAAGGATGCGCGGAAGGCGATTGCGGCGCCTGCACCGTGCTCGTCGGGCGGCTCGCCGACGGCAAGCTCACCTATGAATCGGTCAATGCCTGCATCCGTTTCCTAGGTTCGCTGCACGCCACCCATGTGGTGACGGTCGAGCATCTCGCCGGCCGGGACGGCGCACTGCACCCGGTGCAGCAAGCGCTGGTCGACTGCCACGGCTCGCAATGCGGCTTCTGCACCCCGGGCTTCGTCATGTCGCTCTACGGCCTGTGGTTGGCAAAGGAAAATCCCGGCCGTCGCGAGATCGAAAAGGCTTTGCAAGGCAATCTTTGTCGCTGCACCGGCTATGAGCCGATCGTCAAGGCTGCCGAGCAGGTGAGCCTGATGCGGCCAAGCGCACTCTTCGACCCGCTGGAGCGAACGCGCTCGGAAATCGTCGCGCGGCTCTGGGCAATGCAGGCGAGCGGCACCATCAGGATTGCCAGCGGCGAAGACCGGCTGATTGTGCCCGCTTCTGTTCAAGCCCTGGCCGAGGTTCTGTCGCAGGAGCCCGATGCGATCGTCGTCGCGGGCGCGACGGATGTCGGCCTCTGGGTGACGAAGCAGATGCGACGGTTGAACCCGGTCGTCTTCATCAATCATCTGAGCGAATTGCAGTCGGTCACGGAAGGCGAGGACGGCGTCACCATCGGCGCCGGCGTCAGCTACAGCAGGGCCTTCGCGGCGATTTCCAAGAAAATCCCGGCGCTCGGTCGGCTGATCGATCGCATCGGCGGCGAGCAGGTGCGCAACATGGGCACGATCGGCGGCAACATCGCCAACGGCTCGCCGATCGGCGACAGCCCGCCGCCGCTGATCGCGCTCGGGGCGACGCTGACGCTGCGGTCGGTGCAAGACCAGCGCAGAATACCGCTCGAGGATTTCTTCATCGCCTATGGCAGACAGGACCGCAAGCCGGGCGAATTCGTCGAGAGTGTCTTCGTGCCCTATCCCGCCGACACGAGCCATTTTGCTGCCTACAAGATCACCAAGCGCCGCGACGAGGATATCACCGCCGTGCTCGGTGCCTTCTTGCTGACGCTCGACGATGCCGAGATGATCACCGACATCCGCATCGCCTTCGGCGGCATGGCGGCAACGCCGAAACGCGCTCCGACCGTCGAGGCCGCGCTGATCGGCAAACCCTGGACGGAAGCGACGATCGAGGCCGCCCGCCCCGCCTTCGACACCGACTACCAGCCGCTGACCGACTGGCGCGCCACGGCGGAATACCGCCAGCTGACGGCAAAGAACCTGCTGACGCGGTGCTACCTGGAAACGGTGGGCGCGCCGGCGGAGCTGAAACGGTTCGAGGAGGTGGCGTGA
- a CDS encoding RNA polymerase sigma factor — MTDIAWIDLALASARPKALGALLRYFHNLDTAEEAFQEACLRAIRTWPEKGPPRDPTAWLIFVGRNSGIDAVRKRTKLQALPDEDLISDTEDAESDIAERLDDSHYRDDILRLLFICCHPDLPATQQIALALRIVSGLSVPQIAQAFLVSESAMEQRITRAKARVAKAGVPFETPSLEERAERLSIVSTMIYLVFNEGYSQADPKHEAAAFSDEAIRLARLMLHLFPSEPELMGLLALMLLQISRRPARFSGEDEIVLLEDQDRGLWNQPFINEALALLDKALRHRQPGPYQLQAAIAAIHSRAKRAEDTDWVEIDLLYRALERLQPSPVVTLNRAVVVSKLQGPQDALDLIDPLGEKLGGYFYYHGLRGGLLKQLGLTCQAREAFDRAIALAHSAAEAAHIRRQIDKMQEEATQPIAE; from the coding sequence ATGACCGATATTGCCTGGATCGACCTTGCACTTGCTTCGGCCCGCCCGAAGGCGCTAGGCGCACTGCTGCGCTATTTCCACAATCTCGATACCGCGGAAGAGGCGTTTCAGGAAGCATGCCTGCGGGCGATCCGGACATGGCCGGAGAAAGGGCCGCCGCGCGATCCCACCGCCTGGCTCATCTTCGTCGGCCGCAACAGCGGGATCGATGCGGTGCGCAAGCGGACGAAGCTGCAGGCGCTGCCGGATGAGGACCTCATCTCCGATACCGAGGATGCCGAAAGCGATATTGCCGAGCGGCTGGACGATTCCCACTATCGCGACGATATCCTGCGGCTGCTGTTCATCTGCTGCCATCCGGATCTGCCGGCGACCCAACAGATCGCGCTGGCGCTGCGCATCGTCTCCGGCCTTTCGGTGCCGCAGATTGCACAAGCCTTCCTGGTGTCGGAAAGCGCGATGGAACAGCGCATCACCCGGGCCAAGGCACGGGTGGCGAAGGCAGGCGTGCCTTTCGAAACGCCGAGCCTTGAGGAAAGGGCCGAACGCCTCTCGATCGTCAGCACGATGATCTATCTCGTCTTCAACGAGGGCTACAGCCAGGCCGACCCGAAGCATGAGGCGGCCGCCTTCAGCGACGAGGCGATCCGGCTGGCACGGCTGATGCTGCACCTCTTTCCGTCCGAACCGGAGCTGATGGGGCTGCTTGCGCTGATGCTTCTGCAGATCTCGCGTCGCCCGGCGCGCTTCAGCGGCGAAGACGAGATCGTGCTGCTCGAAGATCAGGACCGCGGGCTCTGGAACCAGCCCTTCATCAACGAGGCCTTGGCGCTGCTCGACAAGGCGCTGCGACACCGTCAACCCGGCCCCTATCAGCTGCAGGCAGCGATCGCCGCCATCCATTCCCGCGCGAAACGCGCGGAAGACACCGACTGGGTGGAGATCGATCTGCTCTACCGCGCGCTGGAGCGTCTCCAGCCGTCCCCTGTCGTGACGCTCAATCGCGCGGTCGTGGTTTCCAAACTGCAGGGGCCGCAGGATGCGCTCGATCTCATCGACCCGCTCGGCGAGAAGCTCGGCGGCTATTTCTACTATCACGGCCTGCGGGGCGGTCTGCTGAAGCAGCTCGGCTTGACCTGCCAGGCGCGCGAAGCCTTCGACCGCGCCATTGCGCTCGCCCATTCGGCGGCGGAGGCAGCCCATATCCGCCGGCAGATCGACAAGATGCAGGAAGAGGCGACCCAGCCGATCGCAGAATAA
- the glpK gene encoding glycerol kinase GlpK: MSGYVLAIDQGTTSTRAIVFDGDMHVTGKGQKEFTQIYPRSGWVEHDPEEIWDSVVSTINMALRDAGITAKDISALGITNQRETVVVWERETGRPIQNAIVWQDRRTASYCDNLKRQDLERLFTKKTGLILDPYFSGTKLSWMLANVKGARARAARGDLCFGTIDTFLIWRLTGGKSFVTDATNASRTLMYNIAENAWDEDLLDILRVPAAMLPEVKDCAADFGTVDPAIFGAAIPILGVAGDQQAATIGQACFAPGMMKSTYGTGCFALLNTGADMVRSKNRLLTTIAYRLNGETTYALEGSIFIAGAAVQWLRDGLGIIGSAGETNALAERADPTQEVYLVPAFTGLGAPHWDAKARGAIFGLTRNSGPAELSRAALEAVCYQTRDLLDAMQKDWKNGGDDTVLRVDGGMVASDWTMQRLADLLDAPVDRPVILETTALGAAWLAGSRAGVWPDREGFSATWKRDRRFEPDMDEKVRAAKLRGWKNAVRRTLSEG; the protein is encoded by the coding sequence ATGAGTGGATACGTTCTGGCGATTGACCAGGGAACGACATCGACGCGGGCGATCGTCTTCGACGGCGACATGCATGTGACCGGCAAGGGCCAGAAGGAATTCACCCAGATCTATCCGCGCTCCGGCTGGGTCGAACACGACCCCGAGGAGATCTGGGATTCGGTCGTCTCCACCATCAACATGGCGCTGCGCGATGCGGGGATTACCGCCAAGGATATTTCGGCGCTCGGCATTACCAACCAGCGCGAGACTGTCGTCGTCTGGGAGCGCGAGACGGGCCGGCCGATCCAGAACGCCATCGTCTGGCAGGACCGGCGCACGGCAAGCTATTGCGACAATCTGAAACGACAGGATCTTGAGCGACTTTTCACGAAGAAGACCGGCCTGATCCTCGATCCCTATTTCTCGGGGACGAAGCTTTCCTGGATGCTCGCAAACGTCAAGGGCGCCAGGGCGCGCGCCGCCAGGGGCGATCTCTGCTTCGGCACGATCGACACCTTCCTGATCTGGCGGCTGACAGGCGGCAAAAGCTTCGTCACCGATGCCACCAACGCCTCGCGTACGCTGATGTACAACATCGCCGAAAACGCCTGGGACGAGGATCTGCTCGACATCCTGCGCGTGCCGGCCGCCATGCTGCCGGAGGTCAAGGATTGCGCCGCCGATTTCGGCACGGTCGATCCTGCGATCTTCGGTGCTGCAATCCCGATCCTCGGTGTCGCCGGCGACCAGCAGGCGGCGACCATCGGCCAGGCGTGTTTTGCACCGGGCATGATGAAATCGACCTATGGCACCGGCTGTTTCGCGTTGCTCAACACCGGCGCCGATATGGTGCGTTCGAAAAACCGGCTGTTGACCACCATCGCCTATCGCCTGAACGGCGAGACGACCTATGCATTGGAAGGCTCGATCTTCATCGCCGGCGCGGCGGTGCAATGGCTACGAGACGGGCTCGGTATCATCGGCAGCGCCGGCGAGACCAACGCCCTTGCCGAACGGGCCGATCCGACGCAGGAGGTCTATCTCGTCCCCGCCTTCACCGGGCTTGGCGCCCCGCATTGGGATGCCAAGGCGCGTGGCGCGATCTTCGGACTGACGCGCAACAGCGGCCCGGCGGAACTCTCCAGGGCGGCGCTCGAAGCCGTCTGTTACCAGACCCGCGATCTGCTCGATGCCATGCAGAAGGACTGGAAGAATGGCGGCGACGACACGGTGCTGCGCGTCGACGGCGGCATGGTCGCCTCCGATTGGACGATGCAGCGTCTTGCCGACCTGCTCGATGCCCCGGTCGACCGGCCGGTGATCCTGGAGACGACGGCGCTGGGTGCGGCCTGGCTTGCTGGCAGCCGGGCAGGGGTGTGGCCGGACAGGGAGGGTTTCTCGGCGACGTGGAAACGGGATCGGCGGTTCGAGCCCGACATGGATGAGAAGGTGCGGGCGGCCAAGCTCAGGGGTTGGAAGAACGCGGTCCGGCGAACGCTGAGTGAAGGGTGA
- a CDS encoding 3-hydroxybutyrate dehydrogenase: MSRSVVVTGSTSGIGLAIATAFAETGDNVVVNGFGNADEIKAIVERLESVSKGRAIYHPADMTKPAEIADLIETAAKSFGTVDVLVNNAGIQHVEKIEDFPIEKWDQIIAINLSSSFHTMRAAIPLMKAKKHGRIINIASAHGLVASPFKSAYVAAKHGILGLTKTAALELAEFGVTVNAICPGYVLTPLVEKQIPDTAKARGMTEEQVKSEVILKAQPTREFVKAQEIGALSLYLASDAARQVTGTHISIDGGWTAA, from the coding sequence ATGAGCAGATCAGTCGTCGTTACCGGTTCCACCAGCGGCATCGGCCTTGCGATCGCCACCGCGTTTGCCGAAACCGGCGACAACGTCGTCGTCAACGGTTTCGGAAATGCCGATGAAATCAAGGCGATCGTCGAGCGGCTTGAATCAGTGTCGAAGGGCCGGGCGATCTATCACCCGGCCGACATGACGAAGCCCGCCGAGATCGCCGACCTGATCGAAACGGCAGCGAAGAGCTTCGGCACCGTCGACGTTCTGGTCAACAATGCCGGCATCCAGCATGTCGAGAAGATCGAGGATTTCCCGATCGAGAAATGGGACCAGATCATCGCCATCAACTTGTCGAGCTCCTTTCACACCATGCGCGCCGCCATCCCGCTGATGAAGGCGAAGAAGCATGGCCGCATCATCAACATCGCCTCGGCCCACGGCCTCGTCGCCTCCCCCTTCAAATCCGCCTATGTCGCGGCAAAACATGGTATATTGGGCCTCACCAAGACCGCGGCACTGGAGCTTGCCGAATTCGGCGTGACGGTGAACGCCATCTGCCCTGGTTACGTGCTGACGCCGCTCGTCGAAAAGCAGATACCGGATACCGCCAAGGCCCGCGGCATGACCGAGGAACAGGTGAAGAGCGAGGTCATCCTCAAGGCGCAGCCCACCCGTGAATTCGTCAAGGCCCAGGAAATCGGTGCGCTGTCGCTTTACCTCGCCAGCGACGCCGCCCGCCAAGTGACCGGAACGCACATCTCGATTGACGGTGGCTGGACGGCGGCTTAA
- the xdhC gene encoding xanthine dehydrogenase accessory protein XdhC, which translates to MTDLPSFLAAHPDSILVDITGTQGSTPRETGAYMLVSPTALWGTIGGGQFEFMAIANAREMLAGTGGTAAMDIPLGPEIGQCCGGRTQLRFRRLAQTLKDEVEARLADEIERLPEVFLFGAGHVGRTLAAALAPLPLSVTVIETRQEELANLPAETKTRLVPMPEALVKDIPAGGAVVILTHDHALDFLIAREALQRTDLAYTGMIGSATKRATFASWLSREGGGERAWIERLTLPIGGAAVRDKRPEVIAAMTAAEILTALGAYRIRSSS; encoded by the coding sequence ATGACCGACCTCCCCTCCTTCCTCGCCGCCCACCCCGACAGCATCCTCGTCGACATCACCGGCACGCAAGGCTCCACCCCACGCGAGACCGGCGCCTACATGCTCGTCTCGCCAACCGCGCTGTGGGGCACGATCGGCGGCGGGCAATTTGAATTCATGGCAATCGCGAATGCACGGGAGATGCTCGCAGGAACCGGCGGAACCGCCGCCATGGACATCCCGCTCGGCCCGGAGATCGGCCAGTGCTGCGGCGGGCGCACGCAGTTGCGGTTTCGCCGGCTGGCGCAGACGTTGAAGGACGAAGTCGAAGCCAGGCTTGCCGACGAGATCGAGCGTCTACCCGAGGTCTTTCTCTTCGGCGCCGGCCATGTCGGCCGCACGCTGGCGGCTGCACTTGCGCCGCTGCCACTGTCGGTGACAGTCATCGAAACCAGGCAGGAAGAGCTTGCCAATCTGCCGGCGGAGACGAAGACCCGGCTCGTGCCGATGCCTGAGGCGCTGGTGAAGGATATTCCGGCCGGCGGCGCGGTCGTCATCCTGACGCACGACCACGCTCTGGACTTTCTCATCGCCCGCGAAGCGCTTCAGCGAACCGATCTTGCCTATACCGGCATGATCGGCTCGGCGACCAAGCGCGCCACTTTCGCGAGCTGGCTTTCCCGCGAAGGTGGCGGGGAGCGCGCATGGATCGAGCGGCTGACGCTGCCGATCGGCGGTGCCGCGGTCAGGGACAAACGACCCGAAGTGATCGCCGCCATGACCGCCGCCGAGATTTTGACGGCGCTTGGCGCCTACCGCATACGCTCGTCCTCGTAA